Proteins co-encoded in one Bradyrhizobium sp. 170 genomic window:
- a CDS encoding DUF1993 domain-containing protein: MSFHDLTVPAFLQILGSLSGVLTKAEAHCKAKNIQPEVLLNARLYPDMYPLTRQIQTVCDFAAKTCARLTGSEVPQTPDTEKSFEELQQRIAKAIDYVKSFKPAQFDGGDTREVTFPIGPSNTMTMKGQQYLVNFAFPNFYFHAATAHGILRHNGVEIGKRDFLGAR, from the coding sequence ATGTCTTTCCACGACTTAACCGTGCCGGCCTTCCTGCAGATTCTCGGCAGCCTTTCCGGCGTGCTCACCAAGGCGGAAGCGCATTGCAAGGCGAAGAACATCCAGCCCGAAGTGCTGCTCAATGCCAGGCTTTATCCGGACATGTATCCGCTGACGCGCCAGATCCAGACCGTCTGCGATTTCGCCGCGAAAACCTGCGCGCGCCTCACCGGCAGCGAGGTGCCACAGACGCCGGACACGGAAAAGAGTTTTGAAGAGTTGCAGCAGCGGATCGCGAAAGCGATCGACTATGTGAAGTCGTTCAAGCCGGCGCAATTCGACGGCGGGGATACGCGCGAGGTGACCTTTCCGATCGGTCCGAGCAACACCATGACGATGAAGGGTCAGCAATATCTCGTCAACTTCGCGTTCCCGAACTTCTATTTCCATGCCGCCACAGCGCACGGCATTTTGCGCCACAACGGCGTCGAGATCGGCAAGCGGGATTTTCTCGGGGCGAGGTAA
- a CDS encoding lytic murein transglycosylase: MLFLRLFVAVTASLTFSSLAIAQPAPAPVRPAPARPAVAPVPGQQPPAAVARSPRAAACHNGMSFDRFLADLKQQALAEGVSQRALAEAAPYLVYDQGIVNRDRGQRVFGQVFNEFARNRASEGAAKNAQARVRMHAAAFARAEKEYGVPPAVIAAFWGLESSFGAELGKLHTLPSLVSLAYDCRRSEMFQKETIAALKIIDRGDLSPSEMIGSWAGELGQTQFLPTHYFNYAVDYDGDGHRDMLRSVPDVIGSTANYIANGLKWRRGEPWLQEVRAPANFPWDQADLTVKLSRAKFAQLGVTYPDGRPLPNDDMPASLLLPMGRTGPAFLAYANFAAYTEWNNSLIYSTTAGYLASRIAGAPPMRQPSAPVAQLPLNELKELQQLMVRAGFNVGKVDGVMGQLSRTAVKAMQIKYGLSADSWPTAELLARMRGPGVQAQPAGMVMPAAR, encoded by the coding sequence ATGTTGTTTCTCAGACTTTTCGTTGCTGTCACGGCCTCGCTGACTTTTTCATCCCTCGCCATCGCCCAACCTGCCCCCGCTCCCGTCCGCCCCGCGCCGGCCCGGCCGGCGGTCGCGCCGGTACCGGGTCAGCAGCCACCGGCCGCCGTGGCGCGCTCGCCCCGCGCGGCGGCCTGTCACAACGGCATGTCGTTCGACCGTTTCCTTGCCGATTTGAAACAGCAGGCGCTGGCGGAGGGCGTGTCGCAGCGCGCGCTGGCCGAGGCCGCCCCCTACCTCGTCTATGATCAAGGCATCGTCAACCGCGACCGCGGCCAGCGCGTGTTCGGCCAGGTATTCAACGAATTCGCACGAAACAGGGCGTCCGAGGGCGCGGCAAAAAATGCGCAGGCGCGAGTCCGGATGCATGCGGCGGCGTTCGCGCGCGCCGAGAAGGAATACGGCGTGCCGCCCGCGGTGATCGCTGCGTTCTGGGGGCTGGAGAGCAGTTTTGGCGCCGAGTTGGGCAAGCTGCATACGCTGCCGTCGCTGGTGTCGCTGGCCTATGACTGCCGCCGCTCGGAGATGTTCCAGAAGGAAACCATCGCCGCCTTGAAGATCATCGACCGCGGCGATCTCTCACCATCTGAGATGATCGGCTCTTGGGCCGGCGAACTCGGCCAGACGCAGTTTTTGCCGACGCACTACTTCAACTATGCGGTGGACTATGACGGCGACGGCCACCGCGACATGCTGCGCAGCGTGCCCGACGTGATCGGCTCGACCGCGAACTACATCGCCAACGGATTGAAGTGGCGGCGCGGCGAGCCGTGGCTGCAGGAAGTCCGCGCGCCGGCGAATTTCCCATGGGACCAGGCCGACCTCACCGTCAAACTGTCGCGCGCAAAATTCGCGCAGCTCGGCGTCACCTATCCCGACGGCCGCCCGCTGCCGAACGACGACATGCCGGCCTCACTGCTGCTGCCGATGGGCCGCACCGGACCGGCGTTTCTGGCCTACGCGAATTTCGCCGCCTACACCGAGTGGAACAATTCGCTGATCTATTCGACCACCGCGGGCTATCTCGCCTCCCGCATCGCCGGCGCCCCGCCGATGCGGCAGCCATCGGCACCGGTGGCGCAACTGCCGCTCAACGAACTGAAGGAGCTGCAGCAGCTGATGGTTCGCGCGGGGTTCAATGTCGGCAAGGTCGACGGCGTGATGGGGCAGTTGAGCCGCACGGCGGTGAAGGCGATGCAGATCAAATACGGCCTGTCGGCGGATTCCTGGCCGACGGCGGAATTGCTGGCACGGATGCGCGGACCCGGCGTCCAGGCGCAGCCGGCCGGCATGGTGATGCCGGCGGCGCGGTAA
- a CDS encoding xanthine dehydrogenase family protein subunit M yields the protein MTELRYLAPDTLDEAIGAFAKAGSAARILAGGTDLLVQMRSGMLRPGVIVDIKKIPEMTEIEQAADGSFRIGAAVSGMALAEHKTFGKVWPGVLEAVNLIGSKQVQGRASAGGNLCNGSPAGDSVPAMVAAAAIVTVQGPDGRREIKVEDVPAGPGRTNLKPGEILVSFALPPRPPGSSDAYLRMIPRTEMDIAVVGVGVSLTIKDGTVTAARVGLGAVAPTVLLVEDAAKALIGSKLDDVALAKAAAACSVACRPIDDKRGTIAYRTKVAGVLLKRTAAIAAQRATGK from the coding sequence ATGACGGAACTCCGATATCTGGCGCCTGACACGCTTGACGAAGCGATCGGCGCATTTGCGAAAGCCGGCAGCGCCGCGCGCATCCTGGCCGGCGGTACGGATTTGCTGGTGCAGATGCGATCCGGGATGCTCAGGCCCGGCGTGATCGTCGACATCAAGAAAATCCCCGAGATGACGGAAATCGAGCAGGCAGCCGACGGCAGCTTTCGCATCGGCGCCGCCGTCTCCGGCATGGCGCTCGCGGAACACAAGACATTCGGCAAGGTCTGGCCCGGCGTACTCGAGGCCGTCAACCTGATCGGTTCCAAGCAGGTGCAGGGCCGGGCGTCCGCGGGGGGCAATCTCTGCAACGGCTCGCCCGCCGGCGACAGCGTGCCCGCGATGGTCGCAGCCGCCGCCATCGTCACCGTACAGGGCCCGGACGGCCGCCGCGAGATCAAGGTGGAGGACGTTCCCGCCGGTCCCGGCCGCACCAATCTCAAACCCGGCGAGATCCTTGTGAGTTTTGCGCTGCCGCCGCGTCCGCCCGGCTCCAGTGACGCCTACTTGCGCATGATCCCGCGAACCGAAATGGACATCGCCGTCGTCGGCGTTGGCGTCAGCCTGACGATCAAGGACGGCACGGTCACCGCCGCCCGCGTCGGCTTGGGGGCGGTGGCGCCGACGGTGCTGCTGGTCGAAGACGCCGCAAAAGCGCTGATCGGCTCAAAGCTCGACGACGTCGCCTTGGCAAAGGCGGCCGCCGCCTGTTCCGTCGCCTGCCGTCCGATCGATGACAAGCGCGGCACCATCGCCTACCGCACAAAAGTGGCCGGCGTGCTGCTCAAGCGCACCGCCGCAATCGCCGCCCAACGCGCTACAGGGAAATAG
- a CDS encoding (2Fe-2S)-binding protein, with the protein MAKVHVTTSINGEPMEFLCEPSDTMLDALRGPLALTGSKEGCASGDCGACSITLDDRLICSCLMLAVEAQDHEIRTIEGMAQGDKLHPLQQKFLEMAALQCGICTSGMLVASDALLKKNPDPSEEEVRFWLAGNLCRCTGYDKIVRAVMETAAEMRAQ; encoded by the coding sequence ATGGCCAAAGTTCACGTCACCACGTCCATCAATGGCGAGCCGATGGAATTTCTGTGCGAGCCATCAGACACCATGCTCGATGCGCTGCGCGGACCGCTGGCGCTCACCGGCTCCAAGGAAGGCTGCGCCTCCGGCGATTGCGGCGCCTGTTCGATCACGCTCGACGATCGCCTGATCTGCTCCTGCCTGATGCTCGCGGTTGAAGCGCAAGACCACGAGATCCGCACCATCGAGGGCATGGCGCAGGGCGACAAGCTGCATCCGCTGCAGCAGAAGTTTTTGGAAATGGCGGCCCTGCAATGCGGCATCTGCACGTCAGGCATGTTGGTCGCCTCCGACGCGCTGCTGAAGAAGAATCCTGATCCGAGCGAGGAGGAAGTCCGCTTCTGGCTCGCCGGCAATCTCTGCCGGTGCACCGGCTATGACAAGATCGTCCGCGCGGTGATGGAAACCGCTGCCGAAATGCGCGCGCAATAA
- a CDS encoding xanthine dehydrogenase family protein molybdopterin-binding subunit → MNLVTNNKWIGQRTIRPDGMDKVTGRAQFAADTTMPGQIWGKVLRSPHPHARIRSIDTSKAEKLPGVKAVVTARDIVDFPIANGAVMLGIQDMRWMCRNVMARDKALFPGHPIAAVAATTEAIAAEACKLIEVDYEVLPWSIEIDDAILPDAPILHEFNKFDGKPSNIAGRLEHKKGDIADGFKKADIVIERTFTTRPVHQGYIEPHACLISVAPDGKTTIWSSSQGQFMVRAMTAYLTGIPQSDIRAIPAEIGGGFGGKTIVYLEPLATLLAKKSGRPVKMVMTREEVMRATGPTSGSKSTVKIGATKDGKIVAAHGTFYLQAGAFPGSPIRGAAGCSFTPYDIPNLLSEGYDVCSNRSKVAAYRAPGAPIGAYAVECVMDEVAEALKMDPLDFRLKNAAKEGTKAAHGPVFPRIGFIETVEAAKNSDHYKAPLGKLQGRGVASGFWFNAGGESSAQVNITEDGNVVVTTGHPDIGGSRAGIANICAELLGIDYRRVSVIIGDTQTIGFSNLTGGSRVLFASSIVVTQSTEKIIQTLRERAAKIWEIDPEAVKWENGAAHPVSPNAGQFEPLTLQELAEKAPAMGGPIGAGVQLNTTGADGGFGTHVCDVEIDVDLGIARVIRYTAVQDVGRAIHPGYVEGQLQGGVAQGIGWALNEEYIYTKEGKVDNPGFLDYRMPVCSDLPMLDCIMVEVPNPKHPQGVKGVGEVPLVPVMAAVANAIYNALGKRFYALPMSPPKVLEVLDAPTREAAE, encoded by the coding sequence ATGAACCTCGTCACCAACAACAAGTGGATCGGCCAGCGCACCATCCGTCCCGACGGCATGGACAAGGTGACCGGCCGCGCCCAGTTCGCCGCCGACACCACTATGCCAGGCCAGATCTGGGGCAAGGTTTTGCGCAGCCCGCATCCGCACGCGCGCATCCGATCGATCGACACGTCGAAGGCGGAGAAGCTGCCGGGCGTAAAAGCCGTCGTCACCGCGCGCGACATCGTCGATTTCCCGATCGCCAACGGCGCGGTCATGCTGGGCATCCAGGACATGCGCTGGATGTGCCGCAACGTGATGGCGCGCGACAAGGCGCTGTTCCCCGGTCACCCCATCGCCGCCGTGGCCGCGACCACGGAAGCGATCGCAGCGGAAGCCTGTAAGCTGATCGAGGTCGATTACGAGGTGCTGCCGTGGTCGATCGAGATCGACGACGCGATTCTGCCCGATGCGCCCATCCTGCACGAGTTCAACAAGTTCGACGGCAAGCCTTCGAATATCGCCGGCCGCCTCGAGCACAAGAAGGGCGACATCGCTGATGGCTTCAAGAAGGCCGACATCGTCATCGAGCGCACCTTCACCACGCGTCCCGTTCATCAGGGCTATATCGAGCCGCATGCGTGCCTGATCTCGGTGGCGCCGGACGGCAAGACCACGATCTGGAGCTCCAGCCAGGGCCAGTTCATGGTGCGCGCGATGACGGCCTATCTCACCGGCATCCCGCAGAGCGACATCCGCGCCATCCCCGCCGAGATCGGCGGCGGCTTTGGCGGCAAGACCATCGTCTATCTCGAACCGCTCGCGACCTTGCTCGCGAAAAAATCCGGCCGCCCGGTGAAGATGGTGATGACGCGCGAGGAAGTGATGCGCGCGACCGGTCCCACCTCAGGCTCGAAGAGCACGGTGAAGATTGGGGCTACGAAAGATGGAAAAATCGTCGCCGCGCACGGCACCTTCTATCTGCAGGCCGGCGCCTTCCCGGGCTCGCCGATCCGCGGCGCTGCCGGCTGCAGCTTCACGCCCTACGACATTCCGAACCTGCTCTCGGAAGGTTATGACGTCTGCTCCAACCGCTCGAAAGTCGCGGCCTATCGCGCGCCGGGTGCGCCGATCGGCGCCTATGCCGTCGAATGCGTGATGGATGAAGTCGCCGAAGCCCTGAAGATGGACCCGCTCGACTTCCGCCTGAAGAACGCCGCGAAGGAAGGCACGAAAGCCGCGCACGGTCCGGTGTTTCCGCGTATCGGCTTTATCGAGACGGTGGAAGCCGCCAAGAACTCGGATCACTACAAGGCCCCGCTCGGCAAGCTTCAGGGCAGGGGCGTCGCCTCCGGCTTCTGGTTCAACGCCGGCGGCGAGTCCTCCGCGCAAGTCAACATCACGGAAGACGGCAACGTCGTCGTCACGACAGGCCATCCGGATATCGGCGGTTCGCGCGCAGGCATCGCCAACATCTGCGCCGAGCTTCTCGGCATCGACTACCGCCGCGTCTCCGTCATCATCGGCGACACGCAGACGATTGGTTTCTCCAACTTGACCGGCGGCAGCCGCGTGCTGTTCGCCTCTTCGATTGTCGTGACGCAGTCGACCGAAAAGATCATCCAGACGCTGCGCGAGCGCGCCGCCAAGATCTGGGAGATCGATCCCGAGGCGGTGAAGTGGGAGAACGGCGCGGCGCATCCGGTGAGCCCGAACGCCGGCCAGTTCGAGCCGCTGACGCTGCAAGAGCTCGCCGAGAAAGCGCCCGCGATGGGCGGCCCGATCGGCGCCGGCGTGCAGCTCAACACCACGGGCGCCGACGGCGGTTTTGGCACGCATGTCTGCGACGTCGAGATCGATGTCGATCTCGGCATCGCGCGCGTCATCCGCTACACCGCCGTACAGGATGTCGGCCGCGCCATTCACCCCGGCTATGTCGAGGGCCAGCTCCAGGGCGGCGTCGCCCAAGGCATCGGCTGGGCGCTGAACGAGGAATACATCTACACCAAAGAAGGCAAGGTCGATAACCCCGGCTTCCTCGACTACCGCATGCCCGTCTGTTCGGACCTGCCAATGCTCGACTGCATCATGGTCGAAGTGCCGAACCCGAAACACCCGCAAGGCGTCAAGGGCGTCGGCGAAGTGCCGCTGGTGCCGGTGATGGCAGCGGTCGCCAACGCCATCTACAACGCGCTGGGCAAACGCTTCTACGCCCTGCCGATGTCGCCGCCGAAGGTGCTGGAGGTGCTGGACGCGCCGACGCGAGAGGCGGCGGAGTAG
- a CDS encoding DinB family protein: MTDVLPYRTMAYNNAWANHRLLTACLGLTPEEFTAKRTGFFPGLRATLNHVLIIDHFYVDAMEGGTLGPAAWADQEPCATVAALKEAQAAVDRRLLKVVEALDAAGLQRIVSVHRGTSIQRERMDRLLLHLFQHQVHHRGQAHAMLSGTSVSPPQLDEFFSVGEAPLRASEFAELGWTEEQVWSGADDGI; encoded by the coding sequence ATGACTGACGTCCTTCCCTATCGTACCATGGCTTACAACAACGCTTGGGCAAACCACCGGCTGCTCACCGCCTGTCTCGGGCTGACGCCGGAAGAATTCACCGCAAAACGAACCGGCTTCTTTCCAGGCCTGCGCGCCACGCTCAATCACGTCCTGATCATCGACCACTTTTACGTCGACGCGATGGAAGGCGGCACGCTTGGACCCGCCGCCTGGGCGGATCAGGAACCTTGCGCGACGGTCGCCGCGCTGAAGGAAGCCCAGGCCGCCGTTGATCGGCGTTTGCTCAAGGTCGTCGAAGCGCTCGATGCCGCCGGATTGCAGCGCATCGTCTCGGTGCATCGCGGCACATCCATCCAGCGCGAGCGGATGGACCGCTTGCTCCTGCATCTGTTCCAGCATCAGGTGCATCATCGCGGTCAGGCTCACGCGATGCTCAGTGGCACGTCGGTAAGTCCGCCGCAGCTCGACGAGTTTTTCTCAGTGGGGGAGGCGCCGTTACGGGCCTCGGAGTTCGCGGAGCTTGGATGGACGGAGGAGCAGGTCTGGAGCGGCGCGGACGATGGGATTTGA
- a CDS encoding VOC family protein codes for MNDQNPPSASPFQSIRAIDYTVILVRDMAAMRRFYEEILRFPLTRELSAGWIEYQIGGNTLALSRPGRTAKDAPTPTGSASLQLAFKVAVDDVDRCADELVRHGVDLLEPPTNQSFGHRTLFFRDPDGNLLEVYAEI; via the coding sequence GTGAACGATCAAAATCCTCCTTCCGCTTCACCCTTCCAGTCCATCCGCGCCATCGACTACACCGTCATCCTCGTGCGCGATATGGCAGCGATGCGCCGCTTCTATGAAGAGATCCTCCGCTTTCCGCTGACGCGCGAGCTGTCGGCGGGATGGATCGAATATCAGATCGGCGGCAACACGCTCGCGCTGTCGCGGCCGGGCCGCACCGCGAAGGATGCGCCGACGCCCACGGGTAGCGCTTCGCTGCAGCTTGCTTTCAAGGTCGCGGTTGATGACGTCGATCGCTGCGCTGACGAGCTGGTGCGGCACGGTGTCGATCTGCTCGAACCGCCGACGAACCAGTCCTTCGGCCATCGCACGCTGTTCTTCAGGGATCCCGATGGAAACCTGCTGGAAGTGTATGCGGAGATTTGA
- a CDS encoding XRE family transcriptional regulator: MATDSGKKLFVGPRFRRIRQQLGLSQTQIAEGLGISPSYINLIERNQRPVTAQILLRLAETYDLDLRDLATADEDRFFAELNEIFSDPLFRQIDLPKQELRDLAELCPGVTHSLQRLYAAYTEARRGETLVAAQMADRDEGSRFEANPIERVRDLIEANRNYFPELEQAAENLRDELNVSAEELFAALSARLREKHSIVTRIMPVDVMRETLRRFDRHRRQLLISELVDGSGRAFQLALQIGLAECGASIDAIVNRAGPLDDTPRRLYRITLANYFAAAVMMPYQPFHSAAEALNYDVHVLAQRFNAGFEQVCHRLTTLQRPNARGVPFFLLRVDNAGNVSKRFSSGTFPFSKFGGTCPLWNVHSTFDTPDRLLKQVIELPDGTRYFSIAQMVRRPIAPHPQPQPRFAIGLGCEIRHASKLVYAAGMDLEKAEGTPIGVNCRLCERENCAQRAEPPITRTLILDENTRRVSSFAFSNAREL; this comes from the coding sequence ATGGCCACCGATTCCGGAAAGAAGCTTTTCGTCGGGCCCCGCTTCCGGCGGATCCGCCAGCAACTTGGGCTGTCGCAGACCCAGATCGCCGAGGGACTCGGGATTTCGCCGAGCTATATCAACCTGATAGAGCGGAACCAGCGTCCGGTGACGGCGCAGATCCTGCTGCGGCTGGCTGAGACCTATGACCTCGATTTGCGCGACCTCGCCACCGCCGACGAGGATCGTTTTTTCGCCGAGCTGAACGAAATCTTCTCTGACCCCCTGTTCCGTCAGATCGACCTGCCGAAGCAGGAACTGCGCGACCTCGCCGAACTGTGCCCGGGCGTCACCCACTCCCTGCAGCGCCTCTACGCCGCCTATACCGAGGCCCGCCGCGGCGAAACGCTGGTCGCGGCGCAAATGGCCGACCGCGACGAAGGCTCCCGCTTCGAGGCCAACCCGATCGAGCGCGTGCGCGACCTGATCGAGGCCAACCGCAACTATTTTCCGGAACTGGAACAGGCCGCGGAAAACCTGCGCGACGAACTGAACGTCTCCGCCGAGGAATTGTTCGCAGCACTTTCGGCGCGGCTGCGCGAAAAGCATTCGATCGTCACCCGCATCATGCCTGTTGACGTGATGCGCGAGACGCTGCGGCGGTTCGACCGCCATCGCCGGCAGCTTTTGATTTCCGAACTGGTCGACGGCTCCGGCCGCGCCTTCCAGCTTGCGCTGCAGATTGGGCTCGCCGAATGCGGCGCCAGCATCGACGCCATCGTCAACCGCGCCGGTCCCCTCGACGATACGCCGCGGCGGCTTTATCGGATTACGCTGGCGAATTATTTCGCCGCCGCCGTGATGATGCCCTATCAGCCGTTCCATAGCGCGGCCGAGGCGCTGAACTACGACGTGCATGTGCTGGCGCAGCGATTCAATGCCGGCTTCGAGCAGGTCTGCCATCGCCTCACCACGCTGCAGCGGCCGAACGCGCGCGGCGTGCCGTTCTTCCTGTTGCGCGTCGACAATGCCGGCAACGTCTCCAAAAGATTCTCCTCCGGTACGTTTCCGTTCTCGAAGTTCGGCGGCACCTGCCCGCTGTGGAACGTGCACTCGACCTTCGACACGCCGGACCGCCTGCTCAAGCAGGTGATCGAACTGCCCGACGGCACGCGCTATTTCTCGATCGCGCAGATGGTGCGCCGGCCGATCGCCCCGCACCCGCAACCGCAGCCGCGCTTTGCGATCGGCCTTGGTTGCGAAATCCGACATGCATCGAAGCTGGTTTATGCCGCCGGCATGGACCTGGAAAAAGCCGAGGGCACGCCGATCGGCGTCAACTGCCGGCTCTGCGAGCGCGAGAACTGCGCCCAGCGCGCCGAGCCGCCGATCACGCGCACGCTGATTTTGGATGAGAACACGCGACGGGTGAGTTCGTTCGCGTTTTCGAATGCGCGGGAGTTGTGA
- a CDS encoding isocitrate lyase, with translation MNYQPRGISDPAIQGPASYLSEIGAAEALLKNQPTWNGVTAEAVARMRLQNRFKTGLDIARYTAALMRSDMAAYDADPTKYTQSLGCWHGFIAQQKLISVKKHFGTTDRRYLYLSGWMIAALRSEFGPLPDQSMHEKTSVPALIEELYTFLRQADSRELNDIFRALDAARKAGDQAKEKALIEKVDNFRTHVVPVIADIDAGFGNAEATYLLAKKMIEAGACALQIENQVSDEKQCGHQDGKVTVPHEVFLAKIRACRHAFLELGVEDGIIVTRTDSLGAGLTQQIAVSHKPGDLGDQYNSFLDCEEVTAANARNGDVIINRNGKMMRPKRLASNLYQFRAGTGEDRCVLDSITSLQNGADLLWIETEKPHIEQIAKMVDRIREVIPNAKLAYNNSPSFNWTLNFRWQVYDAMKEAGKDVSKYNRAELMKPEYDDTPLAIEADERIRTFQADSAKRAGIFHHLITLPTYHTAALSTDNLAREYFGEQGMLGYVKNVQRQEIRQGIACAKHQNMAGSDIGDDHKEYFAGDAALKAGGAHNTMNQFG, from the coding sequence ATGAACTACCAGCCACGCGGCATCAGCGACCCGGCTATCCAGGGACCGGCTTCCTATCTGAGCGAGATTGGAGCTGCTGAAGCGCTCCTCAAGAACCAGCCGACCTGGAACGGCGTCACCGCCGAAGCCGTGGCGCGGATGCGTCTGCAGAACCGCTTCAAGACCGGCCTGGACATCGCTCGGTACACGGCAGCGCTGATGCGCAGCGATATGGCTGCCTATGACGCCGATCCCACCAAGTACACCCAGTCGCTCGGTTGCTGGCATGGCTTCATCGCGCAGCAGAAGCTGATTTCGGTCAAGAAGCATTTCGGTACGACCGATCGCCGCTATCTGTATCTCTCCGGCTGGATGATCGCAGCACTGCGCTCCGAGTTCGGACCGCTTCCCGATCAGTCGATGCACGAGAAGACCTCGGTGCCGGCGCTGATCGAAGAGCTCTACACCTTCCTCCGTCAGGCGGACTCCCGTGAGCTCAACGATATCTTCCGCGCCCTCGACGCCGCTCGCAAGGCAGGCGACCAGGCGAAGGAAAAGGCATTGATCGAAAAGGTCGACAACTTCCGGACGCATGTCGTGCCCGTCATCGCCGACATCGACGCTGGTTTCGGTAATGCGGAGGCGACCTATCTGCTCGCAAAGAAGATGATTGAAGCAGGTGCGTGCGCTCTGCAGATCGAAAATCAGGTCTCCGACGAAAAGCAGTGCGGTCACCAGGACGGCAAGGTGACTGTGCCGCACGAGGTGTTCCTGGCGAAGATCCGGGCCTGCCGCCATGCCTTCCTCGAACTGGGCGTCGAAGACGGCATCATCGTGACCCGCACCGACTCGCTGGGGGCCGGTCTCACGCAGCAAATCGCTGTGAGCCACAAGCCCGGCGACCTCGGCGATCAGTACAACAGCTTCCTGGATTGCGAGGAAGTGACAGCCGCCAACGCCAGGAATGGCGATGTCATCATCAACCGCAACGGCAAGATGATGCGTCCGAAGCGGCTTGCCAGCAACCTCTACCAGTTCCGTGCCGGCACGGGCGAAGATCGCTGCGTGCTCGACTCCATCACATCGCTGCAGAACGGTGCCGACCTGCTGTGGATCGAGACCGAGAAGCCGCATATTGAGCAGATCGCCAAGATGGTTGACCGCATTCGCGAGGTCATTCCGAACGCGAAGCTGGCCTACAATAATTCGCCCTCGTTCAACTGGACGCTCAACTTCCGTTGGCAGGTCTATGACGCGATGAAGGAAGCCGGCAAGGATGTCAGCAAGTACAATCGGGCCGAACTGATGAAGCCGGAATACGACGATACGCCGCTGGCCATTGAAGCCGACGAGCGCATCCGCACCTTCCAGGCCGATTCAGCCAAGCGTGCCGGCATCTTCCACCATCTGATCACGTTGCCGACCTATCACACGGCAGCTCTGTCGACTGATAATCTCGCAAGAGAGTATTTCGGCGAGCAGGGCATGCTGGGCTATGTGAAGAATGTTCAGCGCCAGGAAATCCGTCAGGGTATCGCCTGCGCCAAGCATCAGAACATGGCCGGCTCCGATATCGGCGACGATCACAAGGAATATTTCGCCGGTGATGCCGCTCTGAAGGCGGGCGGCGCCCACAACACGATGAACCAGTTCGGCTAA
- a CDS encoding metallophosphoesterase: MSDTFTLAHLSDPHLPPLPAARLRDLAGKRALGYLNWTRNRHKYHRREVLDALVADMQAQRPDHIAVTGDLVNLALEAEFTPAQAWLESVGTPEHVTIVPGNHDAYVWATRHHFAGTFDKYVRGDAEADETRFPFVRRRGPLALIGVSSAVPTLPLMATGRLGRAQLDALDRHLAQMSADEAFRVLLVHHPLQSSSRMKRLTDSKALRAVLKRRGVELVLHGHDHIHSTMWLEGADRQIPAVGVPSASALAHRHYPAAAYNLFSIARDGEKWRCVQTVRAIDADFRVKQIKQATLL, translated from the coding sequence ATGAGCGATACTTTCACGCTGGCGCATCTGTCCGATCCGCATCTGCCGCCGCTACCCGCGGCGCGGCTTCGCGATCTCGCGGGCAAGCGTGCGCTGGGCTATCTCAACTGGACCCGCAACCGCCACAAATATCACCGCCGCGAGGTGCTGGACGCGCTGGTCGCCGACATGCAGGCGCAGCGGCCGGACCACATCGCGGTGACCGGCGATCTCGTCAACCTGGCGCTGGAGGCCGAATTCACCCCGGCCCAGGCCTGGCTCGAAAGCGTCGGCACGCCGGAGCATGTCACCATCGTGCCCGGCAATCACGACGCCTATGTGTGGGCGACGCGGCATCATTTCGCCGGCACGTTCGACAAATATGTGCGCGGCGATGCCGAGGCGGACGAGACGCGGTTTCCATTCGTGCGGCGACGCGGCCCGCTGGCGCTGATCGGGGTGTCCTCGGCGGTGCCGACGCTACCATTGATGGCAACCGGCCGGCTCGGCCGCGCGCAGCTCGATGCGCTCGATCGCCATCTGGCGCAGATGTCCGCCGATGAGGCATTCCGGGTGCTGCTGGTTCATCATCCCCTGCAGTCGAGTTCGCGAATGAAGCGGCTCACCGATTCGAAGGCGCTCCGCGCCGTGCTGAAGCGGCGCGGCGTCGAACTCGTCCTGCACGGCCACGACCACATCCATTCGACGATGTGGCTCGAAGGCGCCGACCGCCAGATCCCCGCGGTCGGCGTGCCGTCGGCGTCGGCGCTGGCGCACCGGCATTATCCGGCCGCGGCGTATAATCTGTTTTCGATCGCGCGCGACGGCGAAAAATGGCGCTGTGTGCAGACCGTGCGCGCCATCGACGCCGACTTCCGCGTCAAGCAGATCAAGCAGGCGACGCTGCTTTAG